One segment of Besnoitia besnoiti strain Bb-Ger1 chromosome Unknown contig00094, whole genome shotgun sequence DNA contains the following:
- a CDS encoding rhoptry protein ROP18 (encoded by transcript BESB_086040) — protein sequence MVFDPKRARKASCRVWLALAALGTVLGVHKGVSVHLSSQFGHLLASAVTSRRSHVTAGSVAPGEDDPHVGSSFTESSPLEDTPASTLAGAARTVGRHVSGASGRLAHFRGSRLEEPGSSSDASFADLGQPEGADLALVHGIEPGDSIVKHLLTLVSKQIHPVDRQAGAFRTLDKGLSATFWPQDVTVEVVSVRTGAPRRLRRGPVFGRGDFGMVFTASDVDTGAEFAAKVPIALREPFKMSQEDVMAEGRLTDAFATVKDPREAQAVLRFLVPTDMVQFPNKETFAVAIPGSRTLIGNVFFLMPKAYTDLQDVINAMCDPAVRDSDIVYHARLQLSYDLIRLVANLQRQGVVHGDFREANLLVMKDGRLFLADFGSNAQGRAKNPSRRLANRTHQR from the exons ATGGTGTTTGACCCAAAACGCGCCAGAAAGGCGTCATGCCGTGTGTGGCTAGCTCTAGCTGCACTGGGCACTGTCTTGGGGGTGCACAAGGGGGTGAGCGTGCATTTAAGCTCGCAGTTCGGTCACCTGCTCGCTTCAGCGGTGACCTCAAGAAGAAGCCACGTGACCGCGGGATCGGTTGCACCAGGGGAGGACGATCCCCACGTCGGGAGCTCCTTCACTGAGTCCTCTCCTTTAGAAGACACCCCGGCCAGTA CACTCGCGGGGGCCGCAAGAACTGTTGGGCGCCATGTGTCTGGAGCGTCCGGGCGGCTCGCCCACTTCAGGGGATCGCGATTAGAGGAACCAGGTTCTTCGTCGGATGCGAGTTTTGCAGACCTGGGTCAACCAGAGGGAGCTGACCTCGCGCTGGTTCATGGCATAGAGCCAGGGGACTCCATTGTCAAGCACCTTTTGACACTGGTATCGAAGCAAATCCACCCAGTCGATCGCCAGGCGGGGGCATTCAGGACACTGGACAAAGGGCTCTCCGCTACGTTCTGGCCACAGGACGTGACCGTGGAAGTGGTCTCGGTGCGGACGGGAGCGCCACGGCGGCTCCGAAGGGGGCCCGTCTTCGGCAGGGGCGACTTCGGGATGGTGTTCACGGCTTCCGACGTGGACACCGGAGCAGAGTTCGCCGCAAAAGTTCCTATTGCTCTCCGCGAGCCTTTCAAGATGTCACAAGAGGATGTGATGGCAGAGGGTCGTTTAACTGATGCGTTCGCCACGGTCAAAGACCCAAGGGAAGCTCAAGCCGTTCTTCGATTCTTGGTCCCCACCGACATGGTGCAGTTTCCAAACAAGGAGACCTTCGCTGTCGCTATCCCTGGCTCGCGAACGTTGATCGGAAATGTTTTCTTCTTGATGCCGAAGGCCTATACAGACCTTCAAGATGTTATCAACGCAATGTGTGATCCTGCCGTACGGGACAGCGACATCGTGTACCATGCCCGCCTACAGCTATCCTATGATCTAATACGGCTGGTGGCCAATCTCCAACGCCAAGGAGTCGTGCATGGTGACTTCAGAGAGGCTAATCTTCTGGTGATGAAAGACGGGCGTCTGTTTCTGGCTGATTTTGGCTCAAATGCGCAAGGAAGGGCAAAAAACCCATCGCGGAGACTCGCTAACCGCACACATCAAAGATGA